From the genome of Treponema peruense:
CTTTAGCCCGAGCTCCTCAGAGTTTTTATTTGGGAGAACTTTTGGAAGCTCACAGAAAAGCACAAAAAGAAGGCAAAATCAACATGATAGATTCTGCCTGTCTTATGCAGTATTACGGACATGAACTTTATACAGTTCCTGGCAATTTCGACAACATAAAAATTACAACCCCCGCTGATTTTTATACTTCACGAGCTTTATATGAAGTGCGTGAGAATCAGCAGATTTTTGGTTTATAGGAAAAAATTATGTGGACAGAAAATAAAGTATTCAAAGAAGATTTAGATTATTGCGTAAACGCTTCTTTTATTCCGTGGGCAGATTTCAATGATAAAACTTTTCTTGTAACCGGAGCAACAGGTTTAATCGGATATACATTCACTTGCGCTTTGTTATACCAATCGATTACAAAGGAATCCAGAATAAAAGTGCTTGCTTTGGTTCGTGATTTGGAAAAAGCAAAGGCACAGTATAAAGAAGTTCTTGCAGATGGAGTTCCTTTAACTTTTGTTCAAGGTTCTGTGGATAAATTGCCTGAAATCAATGAAAAAATTGATTACATTATGCACGGAGCCTGTCCTACAGCGTCTGCTTTCTTTACAGAACATCCGGTAGAAACTATTAAGACAATAATTGACGGCACTGACAACATGTTAAATCTTGCTAAAGATAAAAAGGTGAACGCAATGGTTCATCTTTCAAGTATGGAAGTCTTTGGTGAAATTACAGATAAAAGAAAACTTTCAGAAGATGATTTGGGCAAGATAGATTTAACTTCGTCTCGTTCAAGTTATCCTGAAGCAAAACGTCTGGCAGAAAATCTTTGTGCCAGCTATGCAAGTGAATACAAAGTTCCTGTCCGTGTAGCACGTTTGGTTCAAACTTTTGGTCCTGGCGTAAAATATGAAGATAATCGTGTATTCGCTTACATGATGCGTTGTGCTTTGGAAAATAAAAATATCGAGCTTAAAACAGCCGGAACAAAAGAAAATTCTTATTTGTATACAATGGACGCTGTAACAGCTATTCTTACTCTTTTAGCGAAAGGTGAGATTGGAAAAACTTATAATGTTGCAAATGAAGACACTTACTGTTCTGTAAAAGATATGGGTATGTTAGTACTTAAAACTTTTGGTAAGGATAATTTAGAGGTAAAAACAAATGTCGGTAACGAAACAACTACACAAATATACTCCCTCCCTAAGTTTAATGAATCTGGAAACAGATGCAATAAAGAATCTGTCATGAACGGTAAAAACATCACTTGCTCAAATGTATTCAAAGATGCATTAAGCGCAAATACAGGATTCCGTCCAGATGGGTATTTAAATGTAGATACTGCTATTCTGAAAGATTTAGGTTGGAAAGCTGTAATTAACTTGTCGACTGCTTATAAAAACACTGCAGAATCTTTGGAGAAATAATAATGAATCTTACAGAGTTGCTTTTGCAATCTGATATCCCACTTAGGGAATTAAAAGAAGATGAAGCTCAAAAACTTAAAACTACTCTTCTAGGAATGTTTCTTGATATTCAGGAAGCCTGTGAAAAAGAAGGTTTATCTGTAATGTTGGGAGGTGGTTCTTGTTTAGGTGCTGTGCGCCACAAGGGTTTCATTCCTTGGGATGACGACTTGGATCTAAATATGCTTCGAAGTGACTATGATAAGTTTCCTGCAGCATTAGAAAAACATTTTCCTGGAAAATATAATCTTGTAGGACCAGGTGTAAGTGAAAACTATAATCTTCCTTTTATTAAAATAGAAAAGAAAGGCACTGTAATTAAAACAGTTTATGAATTCTCTGAAGAAAATCCAGCTATTGGTATTGATTTGTTTCCGTTAGAAAATGTTCCCAATGGAAAAATTGCCAGACTTTGGCATGGTTTTTGGAATAATTTTTATCAGTTTGTAGGAGTTTGTACAAAACTTTATCAGCGGAGAAACTGCCCTGTAACAAAACTTCTAACTTCAACTAAAGAAGGAAAGAAGTCTATGAGTAAAAGACTTTTTATTGGCCGTCTTTTTTCTTACAAATCATACCAAAAATGGTATGAGAAATGTGATAAAGTAGCGAAAAAATATTCTAAAAAAGAAACAAAATATATTACTGTTCCGACAGGACGTGCCCACTATTTTGGAGAGATTCAAAATAGAGACGATATAGTTCCTCCGGCTGAATGCACATTTGAAGGACATAAAGCCTTTATTTGTAAGAATTACGATAAGTATCTTTCTTCTTTGTATGGAGACTATATGCAGATTCCACCAGTAGATAAAAGAGAAAAGCATTTTATAGTTGACTTAAATTTCGGAGAATAGAATGAGTGAAAAAAAAATAAATTATCCAAAGTTTTCAGCTACTATTGGTTGTTATAAAAATGACAATCCTGAAGATTTTGAAAAAGCTTTCTTAAGCATATATAACCAGACTGTAAAACCGAACGAAATTATAATTACAGTTGATGGTCCAATACCAAAAGAACTTGATAAAAAAGTTACGCGCTTTGAGCGCGAATTCCAGGCCGTTATTTTGCGCAGTGCGCAAAATAACGGCCAGGGCATGGCACATGCCCTGGCCGTTGATCATGCGAAATATGAATATATTGCAATAATGGATGCAGATGATATTAGTGTTCCTGACCGTTTTGAAAAGCAATTAAAAGTAGCGA
Proteins encoded in this window:
- a CDS encoding NAD-dependent epimerase/dehydratase family protein, with product MWTENKVFKEDLDYCVNASFIPWADFNDKTFLVTGATGLIGYTFTCALLYQSITKESRIKVLALVRDLEKAKAQYKEVLADGVPLTFVQGSVDKLPEINEKIDYIMHGACPTASAFFTEHPVETIKTIIDGTDNMLNLAKDKKVNAMVHLSSMEVFGEITDKRKLSEDDLGKIDLTSSRSSYPEAKRLAENLCASYASEYKVPVRVARLVQTFGPGVKYEDNRVFAYMMRCALENKNIELKTAGTKENSYLYTMDAVTAILTLLAKGEIGKTYNVANEDTYCSVKDMGMLVLKTFGKDNLEVKTNVGNETTTQIYSLPKFNESGNRCNKESVMNGKNITCSNVFKDALSANTGFRPDGYLNVDTAILKDLGWKAVINLSTAYKNTAESLEK
- a CDS encoding LicD family protein, producing the protein MNLTELLLQSDIPLRELKEDEAQKLKTTLLGMFLDIQEACEKEGLSVMLGGGSCLGAVRHKGFIPWDDDLDLNMLRSDYDKFPAALEKHFPGKYNLVGPGVSENYNLPFIKIEKKGTVIKTVYEFSEENPAIGIDLFPLENVPNGKIARLWHGFWNNFYQFVGVCTKLYQRRNCPVTKLLTSTKEGKKSMSKRLFIGRLFSYKSYQKWYEKCDKVAKKYSKKETKYITVPTGRAHYFGEIQNRDDIVPPAECTFEGHKAFICKNYDKYLSSLYGDYMQIPPVDKREKHFIVDLNFGE